A window of Bradyrhizobium sp. AZCC 1719 genomic DNA:
CAGATGATTCTTGAAGACCTGGAGGCTTCGCGCAATCCGGCCGATCTCGTTGGTCCGGTCGACGAACGGAATCTCAGCCGCAAGGTTGCCCTTGGCCAGTTCGTCCATCGCCGAGCAGGTTCTGTTGAGCGGAACGACCATGCCGCGGCCGAGCCAGAATGCCGAGAAGGCCGCGATTGCCAGCCCGGCCAGCCCGGCGATCCCGGCCCAGATCATCCGACTGAAGACCACCGCGTCGATGTCGTCGACATAAACGCCGGCCTGGATCGCGAGAGGCTTGTCGCCTGTGCCAAACGCCCCGACATAGGCGATCTTGCGAAGTTCGGCGCCGCCGGCGGAGCGGGGCGCCAGATATTCGACAAAGCCGCCGCCGGCGCGCGCGGCCCGCACGATGTCCTGGATCAACAGTTTGCCGCTCTTGTCCTTGAACTCCCAGCGGTTGACGTTGATGTATTTCGGATTGACGTGCACATAGGTGACGCCGGCATCGGCGCTTCCGGTGCCGTACACGCCGATGTAGTCGGCGTGTTCGCCCCAGCGCATGGCGCCGATCGAAGCAAAGGCCATCTGACGCGCCCGGTCAGGCTCGATCTTGCCGGCCTTGGCCTCACCTTCGTACTGGGCGAGGATCTTCGTCGCGGACTCGACAAGATTGCGGACCGTGGTGCGCCGCTCGGCCAGCACCGCATCGCGCAGCACCAGGATCTGCAGGGCGGAGACGGCCAGCAGCACGATCGTCAGCGCTGCAATGACCATCGCAAAGCGCTGATAGACGGTGAGGTTACGCATCCGCTTGTCCTTCCTGTCGGTTGCGAAAGCGTAGCAATTCAACGTTAACCGACGGTTATCGGCGGATCCTTCCGGCATGACGCCCGGCTATGCGCGTCGGCTTCAAAGTTGAGCAAGCCGTCACGCCGCGCCGCTGCCAAATCGCGCTTGAAATCATCACGCCAGGGCGACACAATGCTGCCTGTTCCTTCATCAACCGTAATGTGCCAGTGCATCAGCGCCCCCTGACCGGCAGCATGGTGCGGCAAGAGTGACTCATAATGGCTGAAGCCGATCTCGACGTCGTCATCCGGCAAATCGCAAAAACGCAGAACAAGAGCCTGATGGCAGCCGTGAAGAAACGGCGCGACCAGATCATGGCCCGCGCGGCCAAGGCAAAGGACAAGGAGACGCGGGACCAATTCCGGCTGATCGCCAGGAGCACGATGGAGCTCGGTACGGCCGCGGCCAAGCGGCTGCAAAACTCGGCGCAAAACACCGCCGATAGTTACGCGCGGGCGATCAGGAACGCGGCCGAGGAAGCGGCTGCGGCGAAGGCGGCGAAAAAGGCTCCTAAGAAGAAAAACGCCTAGCCGCGATCGGCGCCAAGCATCGCTTTCCGATGCGGCTGTCGCCACAATAGAACTTTGGCAGCAGGAGCGCCCAAGGACCTGTCGCGCTACCCCATGAAATATCTAACCGACCGCGCGGTAGGTGCTTGGCGTTGTACCGATCAGTCGGCGAAATCGCCGGTTAAAAGTGGCGAGATCCTCGAAGCCAGCCTTGAAAGCGATCCTGGAGATCGGATCCGAGCTCTCGCGGAGCTGCCTTGCAGCGTGGTGGAGCCGCATATGCAGAATGTACTGATGCGGCGTCATTCCGGCTACTTGCTGGAACGTACGCAGAAAATGATAGGGACTCATTGCAGCTTCGCGGGCAAGCGCGTTGAGCCCCAGCCTTCCATCTGGTTGTGCATCGATACGGCGGACGACCCGGGTAATCCGCCGCTCATCGTGCGCGCTTGGAGTGCGGATAGGCGCGACTTTGTCGGCCGTCATCATCAGAACGGCGCCGGCAAGTCGGGTCGCGATTTCCTCGAGCGCTGCCCCGTCGCGCTGATCGCGGGCGACTTCAGCATCGGCGAGTAGACCAATGAGGTCGTTTGTCGGAGGCAAGCCGGCATGGTCGAATGTAGTCCTGCGTGCGCCCGGCACGCCTGCGGCAATGCTCTCGAAGAATGCTGGCGCGAAATGAAACGCGAGACACCGGTCGCCCTGCGCATGCTCATGCCCGCACTCGAAGCAGCTGCCGGCATTGCCGAGCAGAAGCGATCCCGGCACGAGCGTCGCGGCTCCAACCTGCGTCCGGTACTGAAAGCTTCCTTGCGTCACTGGCGAGATTGCCGTTTCGGCATGCTGCTCGACGAAAGCGTGATCGTGCGGCCCGTAGTCGCAGACCACGTCACGCACGCTCCAACCAGGACCAGACGCCAATACCTTAATCTTGAGTGCCATAACGCCAGAACGCATAACCTGGTTTCAGGTTCTCCAGCAGAGCGGGCAACAGGCTGTTCCGGCCAGCCCGACCAGATTTAGCAATTTTTCCCAAGCGAAAACCGGCGCCGCGCCACATCTGCAGGGCCAACCGGTCGATCCGAAACCCGCCTCAGGCTTGCACTTCAGTTTCGCGGCACCGGCCCGTGGCAGTGAGCAAGTTCCATGCGGCGACCTTTGATTGATCCCGATGGGTGGATATCGGATCGAGGCTCACGGTGAGGCCAACCGTTGGAGTCAGAGGAGGCTACGATGACATCTGCGCACACCACAAATGCTCAAGCGCCAAGCTCGCTTGCCACATCATTTGCTCGCGTGCTCCACGCCGATGGCCCGGATCCAGAGCGCAAGGCCAAGCTGGAACTATATTCGTGGCTCGTCGGTCAATGGGAGATGGACGTCACCACAATACTTGAGGACGGGTCCACCCATGCCGGTCACGGTGAGATTCACGCAGGCTGGATATTGCAGGGCCGCGCCATACAGGACGTCTGGATGATCCCGCGCCTTATGCAACGGCGCCTGGGTATTGAACAGCTTCCCGGGGCAGGAAATTGGTACGGAACGACGCTGCGCATCTACGATCCGAATCTCGATGCTTGGCGCATTCTATGGAATGACCCTGCGACCGATGTTTTCACGCAACAGACCGGCCGCGCACGAGACCGAGATATTGTGCAGGAAGGCCCGGATCCACGAGGCGGCTCGATGCGCTGGACCTTTTCCGAAATTGAACCGACGTCTTTTCATTGGACGGCGGAGCGGAGTTTGGACAACGAAAACTGGCGGAAGGAAGTCGATATTCGTGCGCGCCGCATGTGAGCTGCTTCCGGCGTGTCCAGCGACCACATCCGAAGCTTGCGTGAGGTCGTGTGCGCAGAACCCAATCCACCGCAGCTCTTGCATTCGGCTACTTCGTTGTGGGGATCGGCGCTTTCGCGGTGACCGGTCTACTCAATGAGATCGCGCTGGAGCTTGGGACGTCAGTCGCAGGTGCGGGACAGTTGATGTCCGCTTATTCGCTTGCGCTCGCGGTCGGGGCGCCGCTGCTGATGTCTCTCACGAGGCGATTTGGTCGGCGGGACTTGATTGCGGCGGGACTTGTCTTGTTTGGAGTCCTGCAGTTTGCCGCGGCGGTGGCGCCGACCTACAGCACGCTTGCAGCGGCGCGCATATTTGCAGGCCTTGCTGCTGCGATCGTCACTCCACACTCGATCGCTGCCGCCGGTCTTGCAGCTCCGCCCGGACAGAGCGGCAGAGCCATCGCCACGATGTTTCTCGGGTTCACGCTCTCGATCGTGATTGGGATACCTGCAGGAAACGCGCTCGGAGCGGTTCTTGGCTGGCGCGTAACGCTCAGCCTTGTCGGCGCAATGTCGTTCGCGAGCGCGGTGTGGGTCGCGCTCACGGTTTCAGCCAGAGTGCCGAATGCGCCGGTAGACTGGAGCGCATGGCGGCCTTTGGCGGGCAATGCAGTCATTCTATGGTTGTTGCTGACCACCGTTCTCCAGTGTGCAGGTCAATTTACACTCTATACCTACCTTGCTCCCGGCCTCAGGGACAGCCTGGGCATTGATGCGGGGGGAATCGGCCTTCTGTTTGGCTGGTTCGGGGTAGCGGGGCTTGCTGGCAATTACTTCGCGAGCCGCGTGATAGATCGCATTGGCGCTGGACGTGTGGTTGGCGCTTGCCTTGTCCTCATGATTGCAGCGTTTGCGATGTGGCCCATGGCATACGGATCGCTGGTGACTACGATGCTGGCGATCTCGATCTGGGGGCTTGGCGGCTTCGCTATTCATCCGTCTCAGCAGGCACGGCTCGTGCTCCTGGCGCCGGAGCTGGCTTCAGCCTCGGCGGCATTGAATCTGTCCGCCACGTATCTCGGGCAAATGTTCGGCAGCGCCTTTGGTGGCGGCCTGATCACTTGGTTCGGTGCGGATGCGCTCGCTTGGGGAGGAGCTGCTCTGCTTGTTGCTGCGATTGGAGCAGCATTTGCCGCTGGCCAACGGCCCGTGGCAAGAGATAACGTTGAGCAAGCCTAGCCGAAAAGACGCCAAACGAGGAAGAAGCCTAGGCTCGGTCCACTCCCAGCATCTTCATCAGCTTCAGCACCGCGCTGTCGGGCGTGGTCAGCACCGGCCGTCCCGTCGCCTCGGCGACCGCGTCAGCCGCCGGCGCCAGGCTGTACTGGGCGAGCGCGATCAGGTCGCAGTCGCGCAAGCTCCTCGCTGCTTCCACCACCAGGCGGTCATGGGTCGCGCGATCGCCGCGATCGAGCGCGGCCAACGCGCCCTCCGCCAGTTTCGGCACCAGCTCGACCCACGACGGAAACTCCGGCGGCATCGAGGCGAGCGTCGGCGGGAACGTCGACAACAGCCCGATCTTCCGGCCATGCGCGACGGCCTGCTCGATCATCGCTTCATTGGGCTTGAGCACCGGCATCGGGGCGTGGGCCCGTGCGACGGCTTCAATGCAGGGGCCGAACGCCGAGCAGGTGAACAGGATCGCATCCGATCCGGTACCGACGGCGTAGCGTCCGAGCCGGAGGAAGCGCTCGGTCATAGCATCAGTGAGCCCGCCGTCACGCGCCAGATCGGCCGACAGGCTGTCGTCGAGCAAATTCATCAGGCGGGCCTCCGGCCAAAGCCTGGCGAAGGAGGCTTCGATCGGCACAATCGAGTGCTTCAGAGCATGGATCAGGGTAATTCGCATATGGGTCAGTCTGGCTGCGGCGCAGAGGGTGTCAACCCGCCGCGCCGCGATAGTTTTTGTTTGACGCGTTTTCTTACGCGAACCGGCATCCACTTCGCTCGAAAACGCTATGCTCCCTACTTGAACGGCAGAGCGTACATCAGGCCGCCCTTGGCCCAGGTCGCGTTGAGGCCGCGATCGAGTTTTAACGGGCTCGCCTTGCCGACATTGCGCTCAAAAATCTCGCCGTAATTGCCGCTCGCCTTGATCGCCTGCAGCATCCATTTGTTGTCGAGGCCCAATCGCGAGCCGAGTTCGCCCGAAGTACCGAGCAGCCGCTGGACGGCCGGCACATTGGATTTTGCCATTTGATCGGCGTTGGCTGCGGTGACACCAAGCTCTTCCGCCTCGATCAGACCATAGTGAAGCCAGGCGATGATGTCGGTCCAGACATCGTCGCCGTTGCGGGTGAACGGCCCGAGCGGCTCCTTGCTGATGGTCTGCGGCAGCACGGTGTAATCGGCCGGATTGGAAGCCGCGGTGGTGATCGCGCCGGCGAGCGCGGAAGCGTCCTGGGTCATGGCATCGCAGCGCCCGCCAAAGAACGTCTGGTACATGGTATCGGTGCGGTCGAACACCAGCGGTTTCCATTCGATGCCGTTGGCACGGCCGTAGTCGCCGAGCGTCACTTCATGGGTCGTGCCCTGCGCGACGCAGACGGTGGCACCATTGAGGCTCTTGAGGTCCTTTACGCCGGCGTCGGCCCTTACGACAAAACCCTGGCCGTCGTAGAAATTGACCGGTCCCTGCCGCAGCCCCAGCGTCGCGCCGCGCAGATAGGTCTGCGTCGAATTGCGGTAGAGCACGTCGATCTCGCCCGACTGCAAAGCCGTGAAGCGGTTCTGCGCCGTGAGCGCGACATAGCGCACCTTGCTGGCGTCGCCGAGCACACCGGCGGCCAAGGCGCGGCAATAGTCGACGTCGAGCCCCTTGTAATTGCCCTGCGAATCCGGCGTGGAGAACCCGGCGAAGCCGATGCTGACGCCGCACACCAGCGTGCCGCGCTGTTTGACCGTATCGAGCGTTGCGGCTTGCGCCATCAAGCCCGACGCGGCGAGCAAGCCTGTAGCGATGATGATTCTCTTCATTCTGCTCCTCCTAATGACCAACACTCTTCAACACCGAGTCGACGGCGTGCCCTAATCGGTCGACGATCATGTCGATGTCGTCTGATGTCGCGATATAGGGCGGCGCGAGCAGGACGTGGTCGCCGCTGCGGCCGTCGACCGATCCACCCGAGGGATAACAGGCAAGGCCGCCTCCCAACGCGGCGGCCTTGATCCGCTGGTGGAGCTTGAGCGCGGGATCGAACGGCGCGCGGGTGGCGCGATCGGCGACGAGCTCAATGGCCTGGAACAGGCCTCGCCCCCTGATATCGCCGACATGGCGGTGATTGCCGAAACGCTCGGTCAGGCGCCGTTCGAGCTGGCGGCCAAGATCCTTGACCCTGTCGAGCAGTTGCTCGTCGTCGATCACCCGCTGCACCTCGAGCGCCGCAGCACAGGCGAGCGGATGCGCCAGATAGGTGTGGCCGTGCTGGAATGCGCCCGAGCCTTCACGGATCGTGTCGATGATGCGCCCGCCGGCGAGCATGGCGCCGATCGGTTGATAGCCGCCGCCGAGACCCTTGGCGATCGCCTGGATATCTGGCGCGATGCCCTCCTGCTCCCAGGCGTGGCGCGTGCCGGTGCGGCCCATGCCGCACATCACCTCGTCCAGGATCAAGAGCGCGCCATGCCGGTTACAGATCTCGCGGACGGCGCGGAAATATCCCTCCGGCGCCGGCACGCATCCGCCGGTGGCACCCACCACCGGCTCGGCGATGAATGCCGCCACCGTATCCGGACCAAGGCGCTGGAATTCGGCTTCCAGCTCGCCCGCCAGTCGCGTCACGAAATCGGCCTCGGATTCGCTGTCGCGTTTTTCGTGATAGGCGAACGCTGGCGTCACGTGGCTGAAGGCCGCCGACAATAACGGCGCGTAGGGTTCGCGCCGCCAGGCGTTGCCGCCGGCGGCGAGCGCACCCAGCGTATTGCCGTGATAGCTCTGGCGGCGCGCGATGAAGCGCTGGCGTTGCGGCTGGCCGCTTTCGACAAAATATTGCCGCGCCAACTTGATGCTGGCCTCGATTGCTTCCGACCCGCCGCTGACGAGATAGGCGTAGGCCAGACCGCCGGGCTCGTCGCCGACGAGCGCCTCGGCCAGCGCTTCGGCAGGCTCCGACGAGAAGAACCCGGTATGGGCAAAGGCCAGCTTCGATGCCTGCCGCGTTATGGCCTCGAGCACGCGAGGGTGCTGGTGGCCGAGACAGGAGACGGCAGCGCCGCCGGAAGCGTCCAGAATCCGCCTGCCATCCTCGGCGATCAGCCAGACGCCATCGCCGCCGATGGCCTTTGGCGGCGTTTCACGCAGGCTTCGGTGCAGCAACCGGCTTTTGCTGGCTCCCATGACGATCAACCTTTCTCCGCGACATATTGCGACAGCGCGGCCAACCGGCCTTCGGTCTCTTCGAGGCGGCGCTTGGCGCCGGTGCCGCCCAGCACGAAGGTCACGGCAGCCAGCGACTGCGCGATGGCAATGGCGCCGGTGAGGCTCGGGAAGAATCCCGGCGACGCGGCGGCCTCATAGAGCAACAGATGATCGGCCCCCTCCGCCATCGGCGCCGTAATCGTATCGGCAATCGCAACCAGCGTGGCGCCAGAATCATGGGCCGCCCGCGCCGACAAAACGCTTGCCCTCGAATAGGGCGCAAACCCGATAACGACGACGGCGTCGCCGCTATGGAACGCACCCAGATCGAGATCTTCGGGACCCGAGCCGCCGACCAGATGCACCGCGTCCGGCCGGAACAAGCGAAGCTGATAATTGAGCAATTCCGCAACGCTGCGGCAGCTCCGAAAGCCGGCGATCCAGATGCGCCGCGCGGCGTGCAGAGCCTTGGCGGCGTTGGCCACCGAGCCGGCCGAAATGCGCGCAAGACCTGCCGCCTCGGCTTCCAGCTTGTCGGAGATCAGCGATATCTCGGCGTTGGGCCCTTTCCCGCCGCCCTTGGCGCGACCCGAAAACGGCGAAGATTGCGCGGGCCGGCGGGCCTCGGTCAGCGCGGCGCGCAACTCGTCCCATCCGGAATAGCCGATCGCTTTTGCAAGCCGGGTGAAAGCGGCGGGATCGGCGCCGGCCTCGGCGGCAAGATCGCGCATCGAGCGCGTGGTGGCGTCATAGTCATTGGCGGCAACGAACCGGCCGACTTGCTGCAGCCGCATCGGCAACGACGGCAGCGCACTGCACAAATCGTTCAGCGGCGAGGATTTCGGCCGGGGCTGCGCCATGAAACATATGTTGCACAAAATCCGTTTTGGTGCAACATTTGAAATGCACCTCGGACGCATGGCCGAGGGTCGCTGCTGGAAGATCGCTGCTGCAAGACATCATCGTTGCTCAAAGTCATCGCCGCTTAAGTCGAGGATCCTTGTGCTGTGACGACATCCACGCCCGAATTGCCTCGCCGGCGGCGGATGCGCCTCCGCCTGAATCGCCAGCAGGTCAACGGCCTCATCTGGCAGATCGTGGTGGTCGCCATCGCGGTCGCGATCGTTGGCTGGCTCTGGTCCAACGCCCTGCACAATTTGTCGGTACGCCGGATTTCGACCGGCTTCGCCTTTCTCGGCCGCGAGGCCGGAATGCCGATCGCGGATAGCTGGCTTGCCTACAGCCCCAGGGATCCTTACGTCCGCGCCTTCATCGTCGGCATCGTCAATACGCTCCGCGTCGCGGTCATCGGCATCGTGCTCGCGACCGTGCTTGGCACGCTGATCGGCATCGCGCGGCTGTCGTCGAACTGGCTGTTGTCGCGGCTGGCTGCAGTCTACGTCGAAGTGCTCCGCGACGTTCCGCTGCTGCTGCAGTTGTTGTTCTGGTACGTGTTGATGCAGGGACTTCCGGCGGCACGCGCGGCCTGGAAGCCGATCGAAGGCGTCTTTCTGTCGAACAGAGGCCTGGTGTTGCCATCGATTCCGATCGAGGAAGCAAATCTGTGGGTCATCGCCGCGGCCGCTGCCGGCCTGAGCGCCCTGTATCTATTGCGGCGGCAGTTAGTGGCGTGGCAGATGGCGGACGGCAAAGCGCGCCCGCTCTGGCCCTATGCGCTAGCCCTGCTCGTCGGCCTGCCGGCGCTGGTGTCGTTCGGTCTCGGCGCGTCATGGACCATCACGTTTCCCGAACTGCGCGGCTTCAATTTTGTCGGCGGACTGACGCTCGCACCGGAATATTTCGCGCTGCTGATCGCGCTCGTCACCTACACCTCGGCCTTCATCGCCGAAATCGTGCGCAGCGGCATTCAGGCCGTCCCAAGGGGTCAATGGGACGCCGCGAACGCGCTCGGCCTGCGCCGTAGCTTTGTGCTTCAGCGCATCGTGCTGCCGCAGGCGCTCCGCGTCATCATCCCTCCGATGACCAGTCAATATCTGAATCTGACCAAGAATTCCTCGCTTGCCGTTGCGGTCGGGTATCAGGACGTGGTGTCGATTGCGAATACCACGCTGAACCAGACCGGACAGGCCATCGAAGCCATCGCGCTCATCATGGCAGTGTTCCTTACCATCAGCCTCGGCATCAGCCTGTTCATGAACTGGTACAATGCGCGCATCGCGCTGGTGGAGCGCTGATGCCATGACGTCGATCACGGACACCCCGCAAAATCCGCTGCCCTTCGACGCGCGCCCCCGCAGGACTCCGGGCGGCCGCGTCATCCGGTGGCTGCGTGCGAATCTGTTCGCCTCGATCACGTCAAGCATCATCTCCGTTCTCCTGATCGCGTTGCTCGCCAAGGCATTCGTCAGCCTCGTGCAGTGGGGCTACTGGAATGCGATCTGGATCGTTTCCGGCAACCAGACCGGCCCCTGCCGGTCGATTCGTGGGCTCGGCGCCTGCTGGGCCGTGATCCCTGAAAAATATCGCTTCATCCTGTTCGGCACTTACCCCTTCAATGAGCAGTGGCGGCCGGCACTGGTGTGCCTCACCTTCGTTGCGCTGTTCTGGGTGTCGAGCCGGCGCAATTGGTGGCGCAAGGAACTGGTACTGGTGTGGGCGGCGGCGCTGGTCCTGATCGGCATCTTGATGTGGGGCGGCGTCTTCGGGCTGTCCTACGTTTCACAGGATCGCTGGGGCGGGCTGCCGGTGACGCTGATCCTGGCGACGTTTGGGCTGGCGTTCGGCTTCCCGCTCGGGATCGTGGTGGCGCTGGGCCGCCGTTCAAAATTGCCCGCGATCAGGTCGCTCTGCGTGCTCTATGTCGAGTTGATCCGCGGCGTTCCCCTGATCAGCCTGTTGTTCATGGCGAGCGTGATGTTTCCGCTGTTCCTGCCCGACGGCGTCAACATCGACAAGCTGCTCCGGGCGCAGATCGCGTTCATATTGTACGCCGGCGCCTATCTTGCCGAAGTCATCCGCGGCGGCCTGCAGGCAATTCCGAGAGGACAGCACGACGCCGCCGACGCGCTCGGGCTCACCTACTGGAAGAAGAACGGCCTGATCATCCTGCCGCAGGCGATTCGCCATGTGATCCCGCCACTGGTGAATACGTTTATCGCCTTCTTCAAGGACACCAGCCTGGTGCTGATCATCGGCATCTTCGACCTGCTGACGACGGCGAAGACCTCCATCATCGATCCCGCCTGGCAGCAGTTCAGCGTCGAAGTCTACGTGTTCGTCGGGCTGATCTATTTCGTGTTCTGCTTTGCGATGTCGCGCTACAGCCGGCAATTGGAAGCGCAGTCCCGGCCAGGCTGACGGCCGGCCGCCTGGCGTTGTCAGGCGTTATCGGTCGGTCCATTCGATTGCGGCGCGGTCCTGCAACGAAAACAGCGGTCCATCGTAAAGGAACGAGCATTGGTGAATCACCACCTGCCCGGCGCTGACGGTCACGTGCGAATAGTCCGGCAGTTCGTGCGACCCGGGAATGTGATCCGCCGTATCGAGGTCGAACGCCACCTGATGGGATAGCGCGCGCTGGATGTGGAAGGGGATGCCGCGCCAGATGCCCGAGATCGGCCGGTGCAGATGGCCCATGAATAGATAGTCCGGCTTTCGCGTGCGTGCGATCACGTCCCATTCGGCCTCGGGATTGGCGAGCTTGATGTCGTCCATGTAGCGCAGCCCGGTATCGAACGGTGGATGGTGCTGAAACAGCAGAAGCGGGCGATCGGCTGGCGCCGAAGCAAGCGCGTGTTCGAGGAAGGCGAGCCGCGCCTCGCACAGCCATCCGGCATGATCAGGGGCGGCCTCGTTCAGCGTATCCAGCGTGACGATCGTGGCAGCATCGAACAAATGAATGGACTGCACAAAGCCGGATTCGTCGCGCGGCACCCCGGGGAAGAAGCGGCCAAACGGACCGCGCTTGTCGTGATTGCCCATCAAAAGGATGGTCGGCGCCTTCAGCCGCGCCAGGACCGAGGCGAGATTTTCGTAAGCGGCGTCCTCACCCCAATGGGCCAGGTCACCGGTCACGATCACGAAGGAAAGATCCGGATGATCGCGGTTGATCCGCTCGACCGCCGCGCCAAGCCGCTCGGTGGGATCCAGCCCGTAGAGCTTGCGGCCACGGGCGACGAAATGAGTGTCGGTGAGGATGACGAATTTCATCGAACCATGTCTCCTGTTAGCGACCGCCGCGGCGTGGAGCCGCAGCGGTTCTTGGTAAGGCAGTTGTCGTCAACGCACCGAACCGACCGTCTTCGGCAGCAGCTTCTGCACGTCGCTCGTCATGTCAGCGAGCACGGCTCCCGGCTCCTTGGTGCGTGCACCGGTCACGATGGAGTTGAGATGATCCTTGATCACGTCGGTGATCTTGAGGCCGTTGTCGCCGGGGAAGGCGTACCATTTGGTCAGCAGCGCGAGCTGGCTGACCGCGGTGTAATTGTTCGGATTCTTGACGTAGAAATCTTTCAGGTGAACGTCGTTGGCGACCTTGTTCGGCGGCATGTAGCCGGTGGTCTCCGCCATGATCGCCGCGCCCTTCGGGCCAGTCCAGAATTTCACGACCTCCCAGGCCGCGTCACGCTTGGCCTTGTCCTTGGCCAGAATCATCACGACGTTCCCGCCGGCCGGCAACCGGCCGTTCGGCGACACCACGTCCGGGAAGGTGTGGGTCTTCAGCTCGAACTTGCCGCCGATCATCTGCGTGGTCTTGTTGAGGTCGGAGGTCGAGGTGACGTGAATGCCGGTCTTGCCGGCGGCAAAGGTCGCGCGCATCGCCGGCTGGTCGAGATTGGGCATGCCGGCTTCACTGACAAGGCGCGCCAGCGTCCTGATCGCGAACTGGCCTTCCGGCCCGTTGAACGCCACCTTGTTTTCCTCGGCGTTCAACATGGTGCCGCCGCGCGAAAACACCGGCGCCTGCCACAGCCAGTTGCCGGTGATGTCCCAGGCGTAGGTGATACCGTTGATATCAGGACCGAGCGCCTTGATCTTCTTGGCGAGATCGATCAGCCCGTCCCACGTCTGCGGCAGATTGGCCGGATCGGCGCCGGCCTTCTTCGCCAGATCGAGATTGACGTAGACGATCGGCAGCGAAATCGCGAACGG
This region includes:
- a CDS encoding phosphodiesterase; amino-acid sequence: MKFVILTDTHFVARGRKLYGLDPTERLGAAVERINRDHPDLSFVIVTGDLAHWGEDAAYENLASVLARLKAPTILLMGNHDKRGPFGRFFPGVPRDESGFVQSIHLFDAATIVTLDTLNEAAPDHAGWLCEARLAFLEHALASAPADRPLLLFQHHPPFDTGLRYMDDIKLANPEAEWDVIARTRKPDYLFMGHLHRPISGIWRGIPFHIQRALSHQVAFDLDTADHIPGSHELPDYSHVTVSAGQVVIHQCSFLYDGPLFSLQDRAAIEWTDR
- a CDS encoding ABC transporter substrate-binding protein, yielding MFRTWIAAAALSLAAGLAHAQTEVVVQYPYAELFEGTHKRIIEEFAKVRPDIKVTLRAPYDSYEEGTQKVLREAVTNQMPDVSFQGLNRIRVLVDKNIPAELDGYIAAEKDFDKQGFHQAMFDIGTASGKVYALPFAISLPIVYVNLDLAKKAGADPANLPQTWDGLIDLAKKIKALGPDINGITYAWDITGNWLWQAPVFSRGGTMLNAEENKVAFNGPEGQFAIRTLARLVSEAGMPNLDQPAMRATFAAGKTGIHVTSTSDLNKTTQMIGGKFELKTHTFPDVVSPNGRLPAGGNVVMILAKDKAKRDAAWEVVKFWTGPKGAAIMAETTGYMPPNKVANDVHLKDFYVKNPNNYTAVSQLALLTKWYAFPGDNGLKITDVIKDHLNSIVTGARTKEPGAVLADMTSDVQKLLPKTVGSVR